The Candidatus Effluviviaceae Genus I sp. genome contains a region encoding:
- the cobO gene encoding cob(I)yrinic acid a,c-diamide adenosyltransferase, which yields MPERRGTVQVYTGDGKGKTTAALGLALRAVGHGLSVCMIQFMKGSANYGELAAAAKLPGFTIVQTGRDEFVDRKNPAQVDVEMARDGLARAGAVLREGRHDLVVLDEINVALDFGLVTLEDVLGLIAARPPHVELVLTGRRAHPDVMKAADLVSEVLNIKHHYDAGVAAREGIEY from the coding sequence TTGCCGGAACGGCGCGGTACGGTGCAGGTCTACACGGGCGACGGCAAGGGAAAGACCACGGCCGCGCTCGGCCTCGCGTTGAGAGCGGTCGGCCACGGTCTGTCCGTCTGCATGATCCAGTTCATGAAGGGAAGCGCCAACTACGGGGAGCTCGCCGCGGCGGCGAAGCTCCCCGGCTTCACGATCGTGCAGACGGGGCGCGACGAGTTCGTGGACAGGAAGAACCCCGCGCAGGTGGACGTCGAGATGGCGCGCGACGGGCTCGCGCGCGCCGGCGCCGTTCTGCGCGAGGGGCGGCACGACCTCGTCGTTCTCGACGAGATCAACGTGGCGCTGGACTTCGGGCTCGTGACGCTGGAAGACGTGCTGGGTCTCATCGCGGCGCGGCCGCCTCACGTCGAGCTCGTGCTGACGGGACGCAGGGCGCACCCGGACGTGATGAAGGCTGCCGACCTCGTGAGCGAGGTCCTGAACATCAAGCACCACTACGACGCGGGCGTGGCGGCCCGCGAGGGCATCGAGTACTAG